From a region of the Blastopirellula marina genome:
- a CDS encoding DUF1598 domain-containing protein, whose amino-acid sequence MKAFVLPRVRFALLLVLGISMAVPSAKAGQVGFARNAVGGVSIDAQGQLTSAPAEVKKQLRQEMMNALEKVPGDLATPVKMRKVSLRGLNAAIKASQENNGGKLPDAVKYMAGLQRIEYVFVDEANNDVILAGPAEGWTVDESGNVVGVTTGRPVLLLEDFIVAMRTTEEARRGGITCSIDPTAEGRQNLDNYLASLTRMDASVKDGVERAMGAQVITITGVPKDSHFARVLVAADFRMKRIAMHLDPSPVRGLSSYLDMLPSARSVQNAMPRWWLACNYQPLAQSEDGLAWQLRGPGVKAMTEDEIIAEDGSVSQTGKVSAIPQKWADAMTKNYEELSAEDKIFGELRNVMDMCVIAALLEKEKLLSKADLDLDMIKSDSSPVQLEKFATPDTVPTFFSAMKKGRQWVITASGGVDINSWEVASHTENVAGMDKLRTEQLASNTNNIWWWN is encoded by the coding sequence ATGAAAGCCTTTGTGCTCCCGCGTGTTCGCTTTGCTCTACTGTTGGTACTCGGCATCAGCATGGCTGTTCCGTCTGCGAAAGCAGGTCAGGTCGGCTTCGCTCGTAATGCCGTCGGTGGTGTTTCCATCGATGCCCAGGGCCAGCTGACATCTGCTCCGGCAGAAGTGAAGAAACAGCTTCGTCAGGAAATGATGAATGCTTTGGAAAAGGTGCCCGGTGATCTGGCCACCCCGGTCAAGATGCGTAAGGTTTCGCTTCGTGGTTTGAATGCAGCAATCAAAGCTTCGCAGGAAAACAACGGCGGCAAGCTGCCGGATGCAGTGAAGTACATGGCCGGCCTGCAGCGTATCGAGTATGTCTTCGTTGACGAAGCCAACAACGACGTTATCCTCGCTGGTCCTGCCGAAGGTTGGACGGTTGACGAGTCGGGCAACGTCGTCGGTGTTACCACCGGTCGTCCGGTTCTGCTGCTGGAAGACTTCATCGTCGCCATGCGTACGACCGAAGAAGCTCGTCGCGGTGGCATCACTTGCTCGATCGACCCGACCGCTGAAGGTCGTCAGAATCTCGACAACTACCTGGCCAGTCTGACTCGTATGGATGCCAGCGTCAAAGATGGTGTCGAGCGTGCCATGGGTGCCCAGGTGATCACCATCACCGGTGTGCCGAAAGATAGCCACTTTGCCCGCGTGCTGGTTGCCGCTGACTTCCGTATGAAGCGAATCGCCATGCACCTGGATCCGAGCCCTGTTCGTGGTCTGTCCAGCTACCTGGACATGCTACCTTCGGCTCGTTCGGTTCAAAACGCCATGCCACGTTGGTGGTTGGCTTGCAACTATCAGCCACTGGCCCAAAGCGAAGACGGCCTGGCCTGGCAGCTGCGTGGTCCTGGCGTGAAGGCCATGACCGAAGACGAAATCATCGCCGAAGATGGTTCGGTGTCGCAGACCGGCAAGGTCAGTGCTATTCCCCAGAAATGGGCCGACGCGATGACCAAGAACTACGAAGAGCTTTCGGCAGAAGACAAGATCTTCGGCGAACTACGAAACGTGATGGACATGTGCGTGATCGCCGCTCTCCTGGAAAAGGAAAAGCTCCTCTCCAAGGCCGACCTCGACCTGGACATGATCAAGAGCGATTCGAGCCCAGTTCAGTTGGAAAAGTTCGCCACGCCTGATACCGTGCCGACCTTCTTCAGCGCCATGAAGAAGGGTCGCCAGTGGGTGATCACCGCTTCGGGCGGCGTCGACATCAACTCGTGGGAAGTTGCCAGCCACACCGAAAACGTCGCTGGAATGGACAAGCTGCGAACCGAACAGTTGGCCTCCAACACCAACAACATCTGGTGGTGGAACTAA
- a CDS encoding non-heme iron oxygenase ferredoxin subunit — protein sequence MSDFVRVAALSEIPDPGKEVFEVDDRFVIVIHAGGQVFCLDDVCTHDDGPLGEGDLDGYEIECPRHGAKFDIRTGKATLMPATQPTQVHEAKIEGGDIYVRLVD from the coding sequence GTCCGACTTTGTGCGTGTCGCGGCTCTCAGTGAGATACCCGATCCTGGTAAAGAAGTGTTTGAAGTCGACGATCGCTTCGTGATCGTGATTCATGCCGGTGGTCAGGTTTTCTGCCTGGACGACGTTTGCACGCACGACGACGGACCACTGGGCGAGGGGGACTTGGACGGTTACGAAATCGAGTGCCCTCGTCACGGGGCCAAGTTCGACATTCGGACCGGCAAGGCCACGCTGATGCCAGCCACACAGCCGACCCAGGTACACGAAGCCAAGATTGAAGGGGGCGACATCTACGTTCGCCTTGTTGACTAA
- a CDS encoding ATP-grasp domain-containing protein → MASEASYPRSVFVYELITGGGLYSVPGSPAPSGSLLKEGTAMLAAVVEDFAAIDGVSVTVLRDSRLPMLSVAAAEQITVEGPEGERIAFRDAAASTEATLVIAPEFDGLHLARTQWAEEEGAFLMSPDSTFVQLASCKWKCFQQWRELSVRTIDTFRVAERATWEHLLDIPVVTKPSDGAGSEGVLSWNAGFELNGELLGNEKYLIQPRIFGDAVSCSALGNGADFFLLPAAFQSLDKDLKYHGGCLPIPMELNLRAHRLAAQAIRAMPPFRGYVGLDMILGPCPDGKDDVAVDLNPRLTSSYVGLRLFLKNNLAQAMLDVVAGQSFEPRVGCGEIDFEIL, encoded by the coding sequence ATGGCGTCGGAAGCCTCCTATCCTCGTAGCGTCTTTGTTTACGAATTGATAACCGGGGGCGGTCTCTACTCTGTCCCTGGTTCGCCTGCCCCAAGTGGATCTCTGCTGAAAGAAGGCACGGCCATGCTGGCCGCTGTCGTCGAAGACTTCGCCGCGATCGATGGCGTATCGGTAACGGTGCTACGTGATTCGCGATTGCCCATGCTGTCGGTAGCGGCTGCCGAGCAAATCACCGTCGAAGGCCCCGAGGGAGAGCGCATTGCGTTTCGAGATGCCGCAGCGTCGACCGAAGCCACGCTGGTGATCGCCCCCGAGTTCGACGGGCTCCATCTTGCGCGGACCCAATGGGCGGAAGAAGAGGGCGCGTTTCTGATGAGCCCTGACTCGACGTTCGTGCAACTGGCATCTTGCAAGTGGAAGTGCTTCCAACAGTGGCGCGAATTGTCGGTCCGCACGATCGACACGTTCCGCGTTGCCGAGCGTGCGACGTGGGAGCACTTGTTAGATATTCCGGTCGTCACAAAACCCTCCGACGGAGCTGGCTCGGAGGGAGTTCTTTCTTGGAATGCGGGATTTGAGCTAAATGGCGAGCTACTTGGAAACGAAAAATATCTCATACAGCCCAGGATATTTGGCGATGCCGTGAGCTGCTCGGCGCTGGGAAATGGAGCGGATTTCTTTCTTTTGCCAGCTGCGTTTCAGTCGCTTGATAAAGATTTGAAATATCATGGAGGGTGCTTGCCCATCCCGATGGAACTGAACTTGCGAGCGCATCGCCTTGCGGCGCAAGCAATTAGAGCGATGCCCCCTTTCCGGGGATATGTTGGGCTTGATATGATTCTGGGGCCCTGTCCCGACGGGAAGGACGATGTCGCGGTTGATCTGAATCCGCGGCTGACGAGCTCGTATGTTGGCCTACGACTGTTTCTGAAGAACAATCTGGCCCAAGCCATGTTGGACGTGGTTGCTGGTCAGAGCTTCGAGCCCAGGGTAGGCTGCGGTGAGATCGATTTTGAGATCCTTTAG
- a CDS encoding hydantoinase/oxoprolinase family protein: MTVLGVDVGGANIKIATGDGFAHSFPFAIWKKKHELVVNLKHVLGMTPVFDRVAVTMTAELADCFGSKAEGVRFVLGAIREVFTDYPVKVYTVTGKMVSLEDGILDPLSVAAANWHALGRFGGQWFQGKSGLVVDVGSTTTDIIPLIDGQVASKSKSDLCRLLAGELVYLGVERTPICGITDYVNFRGKRVPVANEWFATSIDILLALGLFDEEPENHGTADGRPATREFAKTRLARMICADGDEVTWTEINEMARELNSIMVKKIATGIRQVVEELKMNVELTVISGHGDFLAEAALDSAGVVTHREYLTDLIGANAARCAPAYALAILAEEAWD; the protein is encoded by the coding sequence ATGACGGTCCTGGGCGTTGACGTTGGAGGAGCCAACATCAAGATTGCGACGGGTGATGGTTTCGCTCATTCCTTTCCTTTTGCGATCTGGAAGAAGAAGCACGAACTGGTCGTGAATCTGAAGCACGTGTTGGGGATGACCCCGGTCTTTGATCGGGTGGCCGTGACGATGACCGCCGAACTGGCCGACTGCTTTGGCTCGAAAGCAGAGGGGGTGCGTTTCGTGCTGGGTGCGATTCGCGAAGTCTTCACTGATTACCCCGTGAAGGTCTATACCGTCACCGGCAAGATGGTTTCGCTGGAAGACGGCATCTTGGATCCCCTTTCCGTGGCTGCTGCCAACTGGCACGCCCTGGGCCGATTCGGTGGTCAGTGGTTTCAAGGAAAAAGCGGCCTGGTAGTCGATGTTGGTTCTACTACCACCGACATCATCCCCCTGATCGACGGCCAGGTCGCCAGCAAATCGAAGTCCGACCTGTGCCGGCTCCTGGCCGGTGAACTGGTTTATCTGGGCGTCGAACGCACGCCAATTTGCGGCATCACTGATTACGTCAACTTCCGCGGCAAGCGTGTCCCGGTGGCGAACGAGTGGTTTGCCACCTCAATCGATATCTTGCTCGCGCTGGGTTTGTTCGACGAAGAGCCTGAGAATCACGGCACCGCCGACGGACGCCCTGCCACACGTGAGTTCGCCAAAACGCGTCTGGCCCGCATGATATGTGCCGACGGCGACGAGGTGACCTGGACCGAAATCAACGAGATGGCTCGCGAGCTGAACTCGATCATGGTCAAGAAGATTGCCACCGGGATTCGCCAGGTGGTGGAAGAGTTGAAGATGAACGTCGAGCTGACGGTCATCAGCGGTCACGGTGATTTCCTGGCCGAAGCTGCTCTCGATTCGGCTGGCGTAGTGACGCACCGCGAGTACCTGACCGACCTGATCGGGGCCAACGCCGCGCGATGTGCCCCCGCGTATGCATTGGCCATTTTGGCAGAAGAAGCCTGGGACTAG
- a CDS encoding metal-sulfur cluster assembly factor yields the protein MALSEDTVREQLKNVIDPELFVNIVDLGLVYEVNFEDIEESEDKKVLINMTMTSPACPAGPQLIGGAKQFVSQMEGVGDVEVKIVMDPPWSPDRMTEDARDQLGIF from the coding sequence ATGGCACTATCGGAAGACACCGTCCGCGAACAACTCAAGAATGTGATCGACCCGGAACTGTTCGTGAACATCGTCGATCTTGGTCTCGTCTACGAGGTCAACTTCGAGGATATCGAAGAGTCGGAAGACAAGAAGGTCTTGATCAACATGACCATGACCAGCCCTGCCTGTCCGGCCGGCCCACAGTTGATCGGCGGTGCGAAGCAGTTCGTTTCGCAAATGGAAGGGGTTGGCGACGTTGAAGTGAAGATCGTAATGGACCCGCCTTGGTCGCCCGATCGCATGACCGAAGATGCCCGGGATCAACTGGGAATCTTCTAG